Proteins encoded within one genomic window of Trichoderma asperellum chromosome 2, complete sequence:
- a CDS encoding uncharacterized protein (EggNog:ENOG41) → MALIPVAIAVLVAYQIISSALRLRHHINEAKRSGLPYIVLPCSPFWIGWQVTHKLWIPLIKLLPKSWWDGWLDIMNPNFVYRTRHEWFAKVGESFFLVSPGRLMLLTDNAETIRTITLKREQFPKWTAVYNILRQFGENVLTTESSIWRMHRKVTSPSFNEKNAALVFREAIAQTQGMLRMWAGPEGNTRKEPLVSLQRDTMRLALNIISYVGFGMRLLWPGETHAAGTDPKLLKYGSHKPSAGHQLSFTDTMEFLLEHLLILLVFPRWILKLLPFEKIKKAVLSYDEYVKYMNELLDEKIEDARKGDHIEGMDLMGQLAKSCFGTDNKDATLTREEIISNAFIMFVAGHETTANTIHFTLIFLAMNPDAQRKIQKDIDDILQGQDPKDWDYDSLVNPMTASMIGAAMHETMRLMSPVVVIPKVTYSDQPLVMDGNKYVIPKDTGISLVTISAHVNPRYWPTRPSKITPGKSNILDYVPERWFQSLDKDSSAGSEDVAGADSEDFGGFQGSDINAQLFRPERGSYIPFSDGARSCLGRRIAVVEMMAALAVIFRSYSVELAVDEWASQEQVDQMSREERARIYRKAQDTSRWTVGQATTRLTLNLHDGQYVPVRIVKRGEEKFVDWVDRE, encoded by the exons ATGGCGCTAATCCCCGTCGCGATTGCGGTGCTGGTCGCCTACCAAATTATATCATCTGCTTTGCGCCTGCGGCATCATATCAATGAAGCCAAGAGAAGCGGGTTGCCTTATATTGTTCTTC CTTGTTCGCCGTTCTGGATAGGATGGCAAGTGACCCATAAGCTATGGATTCCTCTCATCAAGTTACTTCCAAAGTCATGGTGGGATGGGTGGCTCGA CATCATGAACCCCAACTTTGTATATCGAACTCGCCACGAGTGGTTCGCCAAGGTTGGCGAATCTTTCTTCCTTGTTTCTCCTGGCAGACTGATGCTGCTCACGGACAATGCTGAAACGATCCGTACCATCACGCTGAAGCGAGAGCAATTTCCCAAATGGACTGCTGTTTACAACATTTTGAGGCAGTTTGGTGAGAATGTTTTGACTACTGAAAGCAGCATCTGGCGCATGCACCGCAAGGTTACCTCGCCTTCGTTTAACGAGAAAAATGCTGCCTTGGTTTTCCGTGAGGCCATCGCTCAGACTCAAGGCATGCTGCGTATGTGGGCGGGCCCTGAAGGCAACACCCGAAAAGAACCACTTGTCTCTCTGCAGAGGGACACGATGAGATTGGCTCTGAATATCATCAGTTATGTTGGCTTCGGCATGCGACTACTGTGGCCGGGAGAGACACACGCAGCGGGAACAGATCCCAAGCTGTTGAAATACGGCTCTCATAAGCCTTCGGCCGGACACCAGCTGAGTTTCACAGATACAATGGAGTTTCTTCTCGAGCATCTTTTGATTTTACTGGTTTTCCCACGATGGATCTTGA AACTTTTGCCTTTTGAGAAGATCAAGAAGGCAGTGCTGTCTTACGACGAATATGTCAAATACATGAACGAGCTTTTGGACGAAAAGATTGAAGACGCACGCAAGGGAGACCACATAGAAGGCATGGATCTCATGGGCCAGCTTGCGAAATCATGTTTCGGAACCGACAACAAAGATGCCACCTTGACTCGCGAGGAGATCATCAGCAATGCTTTCATCATGTTCGTGGCTGGCCACGAGACAACAGCCAACACTATTCACTTCACCCTCATCTTCCTAGCAATGAACCCCGACGCGCAGCGCAAGATTCAAAAGGACATTGACGACATCCTCCAGGGCCAGGACCCGAAAGATTGGGACTATGACAGCTTGGTCAACCCCATGACGGCCAGCATGATTGGTGCCGCGATGCACGAAACGATGCGACTCATGTCCCCTGTGGTTGTGATTCCCAAGGTCACCTACAGCGACCAGCCCTTGGTCATGGACGGCAACAAATATGTGATTCCCAAGGACACGGGCATCTCATTGGTGACGATTTCTGCACACGTTAACCCCCGTTACTGGCCAACACGACCAAGCAAAATCACCCCTGGCAAATCCAACATTCTCGACTATGTTCCAGAGCGGTGGTTCCAGAGCCTGGATAAGGACAGCAGCGCGGGCAGCGAAGACGTTGCCGGTGCCGACTCGGAAGACTTTGGCGGTTTCCAGGGCTCAGACATCAACGCGCAGCTCTTCAGACCCGAGCGCGGATCTTACATTCCCTTCAGCGACGGGGCTCGATCGTGCCTGGGACGGCGCATTGCCGTGGTGGAAATGATGGCGGCGCTGGCCGTCATTTTCCGGAGCTACAGCGTCGAACTCGCGGTGGACGAGTGGGCATCGCAGGAACAGGTCGATCAGATGAGTCGGGAGGAGAGGGCGCGCATCTACAGGAAGGCACAGGATACGAGCCGGTGGACGGTGGGACAGGCGACGACGAGGCTGACGCTGAATTTGCACGACGGCCAATACGTGCCGGTGCGCATCGTCAAGCGGGGAGAGGAGAAGTTTGTGGACTGGGTGGATAGAGAGTGA
- a CDS encoding uncharacterized protein (EggNog:ENOG41), whose protein sequence is MYSNFRHSSASQNDRHDKFNSIDDGDEMIKNSIDETSAVTESEKEKNAAVIDISYQKSRVTWNDASQQRCQMEDVSFDAYLNTSTNTAMFKLHAYVILRGGKGKSNKQAVYLYIYPERIQAIKYNIYHNPQPSTSKTFQLRHYSLCITMTQAPDLIRPKGRPLESKGRTKTRLRLIEDLASVTKFIVHLDSSNAILSKAEFDLLEKTFSGDRLEDRPRTDLPRANPATLYAGNGGEIAEKKEFTHTEESPPPYAGSAPYPQSSKKRRRADNSDDESAGVTRVLTLLKDVVCRLDNIENRIETRFNAMESRVSGLERYIKDNLRDALDNGRSPCRYGTEEKEEIFEEMNNQFDDCATDLRWACQDAITEMEKESGRILTQATEDLKEEVRQSNDDALDNIDQTIDDRVRETLKTAKIKFDGTFGLEF, encoded by the exons ATGTATTCTAACTTCAGACACTCTAGTGCCTCTCAAAATGATCGCCATGACAAATTCAACAGCATTGACGATGGAGATGAAATGATTAAGAATAGCATCGATGAAACGTCAGCCGTGACTGAAagtgaaaaagagaagaacgcCGCCGTGATCGATATATCCTATCAAAAGAGCAGAGTAACATGGAACGATGCTAGCCAACAGCGTTGCCAGATGGAAGATGTCTCATTTGATGCGTACTTGAACACTTCAACCAATACAGCAATGTTCAAGCTTCATGCTTATGTTATCCTCAGAGGTGGCAAAGGCAAGAGTAATAAGCAGGCTGTTTATTTATACATATATCCTGAAAGGATTCAAGCTATAAAGTACAACATCTATCACAACCCACAGCCCTCAACCTCCAAGACGTTCCAGCTTAGGCATTACTCACTATGTATCACGATGACACAAGCGCCTGATTTGATACGCCCCAAAGGACGTCCTTTAGAGTCTAAAGGCAGAACGAAAACTCGATTACGTTTGATTGAAGACCTCGCCAGCGTGACTAAGTTCATTGTGCATCTCGACAGTTCCAATGCAATCCTAAGTAAAGCAGAATTCGATTTACTTGAAAAGACATTTTCGGGCGATCGCCTTGAAGACCGTCCACGTACAGATCTGCCGCGGGCAAACCCGGCTACACTGTATGCTGGTAATGGAGGCGAGATtgctgagaagaaagaattcACGCATACCGAAGAAAGTCCCCCTCCGTACGCGGGATCTGCGCCTTATCCTCAAAGTTCCA AAAAACGCCGCCGAGCTGATAACTCAGATGATGAGTCCGCTGGTGTAACTCGTGTCCTAACTCTTCTGAAAGATGTTGTATGCCGCCTAGACAATATCGAAAATCGGATTGAGACGCGCTTTAATGCCATGGAAAGCCGAGTTTCTGGGTTAGAACGGTATATCAAAGACAATCTCAGAGACGCACTAGATAATGGCCGCAGTCCGTGCCGATATGGAacggaagagaaagaagagatctTTGAAGAGATGAATAACCAGTTTGACGACTGCGCAACAGATCTAAGATGGGCTTGCCAAGATGCAATTACAgaaatggagaaggaaagcgGCAGGATATTGACTCAAGCGACGGAAGATCTGAAAGAAGAAGTGAGACAATCAAATGACGACGCTTTGGACAATATCGACCAAACTATAGACGACAGAGTACGAGAGACGCTCAAGACCGCGAAAATCAAGTTCGATGGCACATTTGGATTAGAGTTTTAG